From Coccinella septempunctata chromosome 4, icCocSept1.1, whole genome shotgun sequence, a single genomic window includes:
- the LOC123311655 gene encoding uncharacterized protein LOC123311655, whose amino-acid sequence MHNRPDIALFDTEQKTCMLIEFTIPADDNIAKAYTEKITKYGDLAFQLRELYNLRTISILPMIISVNGLVETHLLENTKRLRLEPDVISASQKQVILYTTRIVRKFLQGF is encoded by the coding sequence ATGCATAACAGACCTGATATCGCGCTCTTCGACACCGAACAAAAAACATGTATGCTCATAGAGTTCACGATCCCGGCGGACGATAACATTGCGAAAGCATACACGGAGAAGATTACCAAATACGGCGACTTGGCATTTCAGCTGCGTGAACTCTACAATTTGAGGACGATCAGCATTCTCCCGATGATCATATCGGTGAATGGCTTGGTGGAGACACATCTACTGGAGAACACTAAGAGATTACGCCTGGAACCTGATGTCATTTCTGCTTCCCAAAAGCAAGTCATCCTGTATACCACCCGAATCGTTAGAAAATTCCTACAAGGATTCTGA
- the LOC123311656 gene encoding uncharacterized protein LOC123311656: MAPKNTTDIKAAIKESIIEILSDDEFINKLLIKINEKLDVIQSAVNDNSDKIELINKRMDNLMQAEKINNVCIFNLMENQEEKLLENLLKLFKDNMKVTLNKTDIARCYRVGVKKEKPRPVIVRFERYQTKLTIMKNCGRLSGTKIGIVEDLTKNRLELYRSLQRKCEDKKQVFTRNGNIYIKSENGVERKNVTSLE; the protein is encoded by the coding sequence ATGGCTCCTAAAAACACCACAGATATAAAGGCAGCAATTAAGGAATCCATTATAGAAATCCTAAGTGACGACGAATTTATAAACAAACTTCTTATCAAGATCAACGAAAAACTAGATGTGATACAGTCGGCAGTCAACGATAACTCGGATAAAATCGAATTGATAAACAAAAGGATGGATAATCTTATGCAAGCggagaaaatcaacaatgtatGTATCTTCAATTTGATGGAAAATCAAGAGGAAAAATTATTGGAGAATTTACTTAAATTATTCAAGGACAACATGAAGGTAACACTCAACAAAACTGACATTGCGAGGTGTTATAGAGTTGGTGTGAAAAAGGAAAAGCCGCGTCCAGTGATTGTTCGCTTCGAACGTTATCAAACAAAACtaacaataatgaaaaattgtggACGTTTGAGTGGAACCAAAATTGGAATAGTTGAAGACTTAACTAAAAATCGCCTTGAGTTATATCGATCGCTTCAACGGAAATGCGAGGATAAAAAACAAGTATTCACGCGCAACGGAAATATATACATTAAAAGTGAGAATGGCGTAGAGAGAAAAAATGTAACCTCATTAGAGTGA